CGACCAGGTCGATGTCCTTCAGTGTCATGCCCGCCTTGCCGAGCACCGCACGCGTCGCGTCGATCGGGCCGTCCAGGTGGAAGTGCGGGTTCGCGCCCACCAGGGCCTGGGCGACGATCCGCGCCCTCGGCTTCAGCTTCAGGGCGCGTGCCATCCGTTTCGACGCCCACATGATCGCCGCCGCGCCGTCGCTGATCTGGGACGAGTTGCCAGCCGTGTGGATCGCCGTCGGCATCACGGGTTTGAGGCCCGCCAGGGCTTCCGGGGACGTGTCGCGCAGGCCCTCGTCGCGGTCCACCAGGCGCCACATGCCCTGGCCCGCCGCCTGTTCGTCCTCCGTCGTGGGGACCTGCACGGCGAACGTCTCGCGCTTGAAGCGTTCCTCCGACCATGCCGTCGCCGCCCGGTTCTGCGAGAGGACGCCCAGCTCGTCCACGTCCGCACGCGTCAGGCCGCGGTGTCGCGCGATGCGTTCCGCCGCCTCGAACTGGTTCGGGAGGTCGACGTTCCACTCGTCCGGGAACGGCTTTCCCGGGCCGTGCTTGGAGCCCGAGCCGAGCGGGACGCGGCTCATCGCCTCGACGCCGCAGCTGATGCCGACGTCGATCACGCCTGCCGCGATCATGTTCGCGGTCATGTGCGAAGCCTGCTGCGAGGAGCCACACTGGCAGTCGACGGTGGTCGCCGCCGTCTCGTAGGGGAGGCCCATGGTCAGCCAGGCGGTGCGGGCGGGGTTCATGGACTGTTCGCCGGCGTGGGTCACCGTGCCGCCGACGATCTGTTCCACGGCGTCGGCGGGGATGCCGGTGCGGCCGAGGAGCTCGCGGTAGGTCTCGCCCAGGAGATAGGCGGGGTGCAGGTTGGCGAGCGCGCCGCCGCGCTTGCCGATGGGAGTGCGGACTGCTTCCACGATCACGGGTTCGGCGGCCATGGGTGCGGATCCCTTCGGAACTAGTACGTGTTCTAGTTCTGCTCTGTGCAGTCTGCTGACGTGACGTGCGTCACCGCAAGGGTCTTGCAGCCTCGAGGCTCCTGAACTACCTTCTCGGCAATCTGTTTCTGATGACACGTCAGATTCTGCGGATGCCGACGTAGCCGGCGTCGTCAGATGGCTGGAGCCGCCGATGCACTGTCCAGCGCTTCCCGACGGGTTCGACTTCACCGACCCCGACCTGCTGCAACACCACGTGCCCCTGCCCGAGTTCGCCGCGCTTCGACAGGTCGAACCGGTCCGCTGGATCCCGCAGTCGGGCAACGTCGCCGGCTTCCAGGACGAGGGGTACTGGGCGGTCACCCGGCACGCGGACGTGAAATACGTGTCCACGCATCCCGAGATCTTCTCCTCCTACCTCAACACCGCCATCATCCGGTTCAACGAGCGCATCGAGCGCTCCTCCATCGACGCCCAGCGGTTCATCCTGCTGAACATGGACCCGCCCGAGCACACCCGCGTGCGGCAGATCGTGCAGCGGGGGTTCACGCCACGGGCCATCCGGGGGCTCGAGGAGCGGTTGCGTGCGCGGGCCGTCGACATCGTCGAGCGGGCGCGTGAACAGGGCGGCGGTTCCTTCGACTTCGTCACCTCCGTCGCCTCGGAGCTGCCGCTGCAGGCCATCGCCGAGCTGATCGGCATACCCCAGGACGACCGCGCGAAGATCTTCGAGTGGTCCAACAAGATGATCGCGTACGACGACCCCGAGTACGCCATCACCGCCGAGGTGGGCCAGCAGTCGGCCGCCGAGGTGATCGCGTACGCCATGAACATGGCCGCCGAGCGCAAGCAGTGCCCCGCCCACGACATCGTCTCCACGCTGGTGGCCGCCGAGAACGAGGGCAACCTGAACTCCGACGAGTTCGGGTTCTTCGTCCTCATGCTCGCGGTGGCCGGAAACGAGACGACCCGCAACGCCACCACCCACGGGATGCACGCCTTCCTCACCCATCCCGAGCAGTGGGAGTTCTACAAGCGCGAACGGCCCGACACCGCCGCCGAGGAGATCGTGCGGTGGGCCACCCCCGTCGTCGCCTTCCAGCGGACCGCCACCCAGGACACCGAACTCGGCGGCAAGCAGATCAGGAAGGGCGACCGGGTCGGGATCTTCTACGCCTCCGCCAACCGCGACCCCGAGGTGTTCGAGAACCCGGACTCCTTCGACGTCACCCGCGATCCCAATCCGCATCTCGGGTTCGGCGGCGGCGGACCGCACTTCTGCCTCGGCAAGTCGCTCGCCGTCCTCGAGATCAACCTCATCTTCAACGCCATCGCCGACGCCATGCCCGGCATGACGCTGGTGGGCGACCCGCGACGGCTGCGGTCCGCCTGGATCAACGGGGTGAAGGAGCTGAGGGTCAGTCCGGGGTGACCGACCGGCGTCACCACGCGTCGGGGCGGGGTCAGTCCCTGTCGGACACCGTGAAGGCCAGGGCCGCCGACGTCGTGGCGGCCAGCAGCAGCGGAATCGCCAGGTCGGCGTGGAGCACCAGGCCCGCGCCGAGCACCGCGCCCGAGAACATCGCGGCCACGGCCGCCGTGCGGCGCGGTGACCGCCGGCCCGAGCCGTCGCCCGCCCAGGAGTCGGCGGCCAGGCCGGTGAGGGTCATCGTCACGACGGTGGTCGTGGTGATGCCGGGCACCTGCAGTTTGCGGACCGTCGCGTTGCGCAGGCCCATGGCGAACGCGGTCAGCGTGATGACCGTGTAGACGGTGACCGGGGCGTCGTCCGAGGTGGCGGCCGCCACGGCCGCCGAGACCGCGAGGAGCAGCGCCTCGGTGATCAGCATCGCCCGCGCCGGTGCGCGGCGGGACCCGTCGCCCAGCCGCCGGGCGATCCGCCCGCCGGTCGCGGCGCCCGCCAGGAAGAAGGCGAGCGACGTGGCGGTGTGCGGGACCGAGAAGCCCGGGGCGCCGGCGGCGGCGAAACCCAGCACCACGACGTTGCCGGTCATGTTTGCGGTGAAGACATGCCCCAGACCGAGATAGGTCACCGCGTCGATGAGTCCGCTCATGGCGGTCAGGACGAGGAGGACGGGGACCAGACGGACGCCGCCGCGCCCTTCCGTTTCCTGCTCGGGCTGTGCGGGCTGCTCGGGCTGCTCGGGCTGCTCGGGTCGTGGGGGCTGCGCGGGTTGTGGGGGCTCCGGGGGTTCGGCCGGGGGCTCGGTGCCGGTCATCCGCTCAGTGGAGCACGGTGAGGTGAGAAAACGCCGAAGGCGACGGCCCGGGGGATCGGGGGCCGCCGCCTTCGACGCGTATCGGGGCGCGCGAAGCGCGGGTCACACGGTGGGGCTCAAGCGGGTGGAGCGGGCGGTGCAGGTGGTGCAGGCAGTGCGAGCGGTGCGAGCGGTGCGGTGGGCGTGGCTCAGTACCAGCCGTTGGCCTGCCAGAAGGTCCAGGCGCCGACCGGGCTGCCGTAGCGGGAGTTCATGTAGTCCAGACCCCACTTGATCTGGGTCTTGGCGTTGGTCTTCCAGTCGGAGCCGGCCGAGGCCATCTTGGAGCCGGGCAGGGCCTGGACGAGGCCGTAGGCGCCGGAGGAGGCGTTGGTGGCGTCGACGTCCCAGCCGCTCTCGTGCTTGACGATGTTGGAGAAGGCCTTGTACTGCGCGGCGTCCGGGATCATCTTGTGCGCGATCGCCTGGGCCTTGGCGGCGGAGGGCGCGGACGACGTCGCGGCGTGGGCCGGTGCCGCGGACAGCGCCATGCCCGCGGCGGCGGTGGCCACGGCGATGCCGGTGAGGGCCTTCTTCGGGGAAGCGATGCGACGGATGACGGAGACGGACACGAAGAACCTTTTCTTTCGGGGACGGTGGCGGTCGCCTGCATGCCGGAGTCACGCGGTGCGTGGCCGCACCGCGTGGTGTGCGGTGGGTGGCTGCATGCCGCGGCGCCGAGGCCCGTGGGCTTGTCGGCGCCGTGCGACGTCATCCACAGAAACAGGATCGGCCGCTGTCCGCAAAGACCCCTTTTGCTAGTGGACGTCGTATGTCGGGGGTGGGGTGCCGATGTGACCTGGCTCTCAATGTGCAGGTCAGACCCGCTGATGGCATGCCCATGGCATCCGATTCGGCCGACTAGGGAAGTTAGTAGGTGATGTGGGTCATGTGGGGTGGTTCACCGGTCAACGGTGCTCGGAGG
The window above is part of the Streptomyces sp. NBC_00425 genome. Proteins encoded here:
- a CDS encoding steroid 3-ketoacyl-CoA thiolase; this translates as MAAEPVIVEAVRTPIGKRGGALANLHPAYLLGETYRELLGRTGIPADAVEQIVGGTVTHAGEQSMNPARTAWLTMGLPYETAATTVDCQCGSSQQASHMTANMIAAGVIDVGISCGVEAMSRVPLGSGSKHGPGKPFPDEWNVDLPNQFEAAERIARHRGLTRADVDELGVLSQNRAATAWSEERFKRETFAVQVPTTEDEQAAGQGMWRLVDRDEGLRDTSPEALAGLKPVMPTAIHTAGNSSQISDGAAAIMWASKRMARALKLKPRARIVAQALVGANPHFHLDGPIDATRAVLGKAGMTLKDIDLVEINEAFASVVLSWTKVFDADLSKVNVNGGAIALGHPVGATGARLIATALHELERTDKEFALITMCAGGALATGTIIQRL
- a CDS encoding cytochrome P450, giving the protein MHCPALPDGFDFTDPDLLQHHVPLPEFAALRQVEPVRWIPQSGNVAGFQDEGYWAVTRHADVKYVSTHPEIFSSYLNTAIIRFNERIERSSIDAQRFILLNMDPPEHTRVRQIVQRGFTPRAIRGLEERLRARAVDIVERAREQGGGSFDFVTSVASELPLQAIAELIGIPQDDRAKIFEWSNKMIAYDDPEYAITAEVGQQSAAEVIAYAMNMAAERKQCPAHDIVSTLVAAENEGNLNSDEFGFFVLMLAVAGNETTRNATTHGMHAFLTHPEQWEFYKRERPDTAAEEIVRWATPVVAFQRTATQDTELGGKQIRKGDRVGIFYASANRDPEVFENPDSFDVTRDPNPHLGFGGGGPHFCLGKSLAVLEINLIFNAIADAMPGMTLVGDPRRLRSAWINGVKELRVSPG
- a CDS encoding YoaK family protein, with translation MTGTEPPAEPPEPPQPAQPPRPEQPEQPEQPAQPEQETEGRGGVRLVPVLLVLTAMSGLIDAVTYLGLGHVFTANMTGNVVVLGFAAAGAPGFSVPHTATSLAFFLAGAATGGRIARRLGDGSRRAPARAMLITEALLLAVSAAVAAATSDDAPVTVYTVITLTAFAMGLRNATVRKLQVPGITTTTVVTMTLTGLAADSWAGDGSGRRSPRRTAAVAAMFSGAVLGAGLVLHADLAIPLLLAATTSAALAFTVSDRD
- a CDS encoding transglycosylase SLT domain-containing protein, whose protein sequence is MSVSVIRRIASPKKALTGIAVATAAAGMALSAAPAHAATSSAPSAAKAQAIAHKMIPDAAQYKAFSNIVKHESGWDVDATNASSGAYGLVQALPGSKMASAGSDWKTNAKTQIKWGLDYMNSRYGSPVGAWTFWQANGWY